A region from the Vibrio fortis genome encodes:
- a CDS encoding LysR family transcriptional regulator → MDQLGAMRVFLRVIQTGSFSAAAREQNTSQATISKKVAALEDKLGVKLLTRTSRELSLTQAGQEYYEHCLNIVQEIDEVEASVRSQVSSPKGTLRIAAAAPLARILLAPLIAEFLEEYPDIEVDMVIDERHIDLVAEGIDVAIRARKLEDSSLIARPLFNNPLLLVAAPDYLEKHGVPTQPKDLKSHQCIVYTFNRSLNNWHFVDNGQDVSIPVRGTFRSNSGETNLEMALAGLGITQLPIWMMDEHLQSGKLVRVLEEYPSDTVPINAIYPQSRHVPLKVRCFVNFIQEQLRGRYP, encoded by the coding sequence ATGGACCAACTCGGGGCAATGCGCGTATTTCTTCGCGTAATACAAACAGGAAGCTTCTCGGCCGCAGCCAGAGAGCAAAACACTTCTCAAGCAACCATTAGCAAAAAAGTCGCCGCACTCGAAGATAAATTGGGGGTAAAGCTGCTCACACGTACAAGCCGCGAGCTATCACTAACTCAAGCGGGGCAAGAATATTACGAACACTGCTTGAACATTGTGCAAGAGATTGATGAAGTAGAAGCCAGTGTTCGCTCCCAAGTCAGTTCACCCAAGGGAACGTTACGCATTGCGGCCGCGGCGCCATTAGCGAGGATTCTCCTTGCACCGTTAATTGCGGAATTTTTAGAGGAATACCCAGACATAGAGGTGGATATGGTGATCGATGAGCGCCATATCGACCTTGTCGCTGAAGGCATCGATGTCGCCATTCGTGCGAGAAAACTGGAAGATTCATCATTAATCGCAAGGCCACTTTTCAATAACCCATTGCTATTAGTAGCTGCGCCTGACTACCTAGAGAAACATGGTGTGCCTACACAACCAAAGGATCTCAAATCTCATCAATGTATTGTTTACACCTTTAATCGCTCCCTCAACAACTGGCATTTTGTCGACAATGGCCAAGATGTTTCTATCCCTGTTCGAGGCACTTTTCGTAGTAATAGTGGTGAAACCAATCTAGAGATGGCGCTTGCTGGTTTAGGTATTACCCAACTCCCTATTTGGATGATGGATGAGCATTTGCAATCAGGAAAACTAGTAAGAGTGCTGGAAGAGTATCCAAGCGATACCGTTCCGATCAATGCTATTTACCCGCAAAGCAGACACGTTCCTTTGAAGGTGCGTTGCTTCGTTAACTTTATCCAAGAACAACTGCGTGGTAGGTACCCATAA
- a CDS encoding EamA family transporter: MNRFQQMKTVALTAVAPIVWGSTYIVTTEALPPESPLIASTIRALPAGLLLVLLSRTLPSGLWWSRMVVLGFLNIGLFFYCLFFAATYLPGGLASVVMSVQPIIVMIISWYLLGAHFSSKQMAACGLGVIGVTLLVLNNSTQLDIRGVLIAILGTLSMASGVVLTKKWGRPSGMTMLGFTGWQLLFGGVALLPVALWLEGIPAQLTPTNYLGYAYLSLIGAILGYFLWFRGIEKLAPVTVSFLGFLSSVSACFLGYLVLDQSLTWLQSLGAVAVVVSIFLSTPRSTKTQPSITTSDLKKGLL, encoded by the coding sequence ATGAATAGATTTCAACAGATGAAAACCGTCGCACTAACGGCTGTTGCACCAATTGTCTGGGGCAGCACTTACATTGTGACAACAGAAGCACTACCACCAGAAAGTCCTTTAATTGCGTCTACTATTCGTGCGCTGCCAGCAGGTCTCCTATTAGTGCTCTTAAGTCGTACCTTGCCTTCTGGGTTATGGTGGTCTCGTATGGTAGTGCTTGGGTTTCTAAACATCGGACTGTTTTTCTACTGCCTATTTTTCGCGGCGACTTACTTACCAGGCGGATTGGCTTCCGTCGTGATGTCGGTTCAACCGATCATTGTGATGATCATAAGCTGGTACTTATTAGGGGCGCATTTTTCTTCAAAACAGATGGCAGCATGTGGACTTGGGGTTATTGGGGTCACGCTTTTGGTTCTTAATAACTCGACGCAACTCGATATACGAGGCGTACTAATCGCCATACTTGGCACATTAAGCATGGCTTCAGGGGTGGTATTAACGAAAAAGTGGGGGCGCCCTTCAGGCATGACCATGCTTGGCTTCACTGGTTGGCAGTTGTTGTTTGGTGGAGTGGCATTACTGCCTGTCGCGCTTTGGCTAGAAGGTATTCCAGCTCAACTTACACCAACTAACTACTTGGGTTACGCCTACCTAAGTTTGATTGGAGCCATTTTGGGATACTTTTTATGGTTTCGCGGCATTGAAAAGCTCGCACCAGTAACGGTCTCATTTTTAGGCTTTCTCAGCAGTGTTTCTGCCTGCTTTCTTGGCTACCTCGTTCTAGATCAGAGCCTTACTTGGCTCCAATCACTCGGTGCTGTTGCGGTTGTCGTCTCGATTTTCCTCTCAACACCTCGCTCAACTAAAACACAACCATCAATCACAACTTCAGATCTTAAAAAGGGATTATTATGA
- a CDS encoding DHH family phosphoesterase, translating to MHYDVFNGDADGIIALLQLRLSEPKESVLITGVKRDIKLLSQVVAQKDISSVTVLDVSMEKNQDALHSLLDAKVDVFYCDHHRTGEVPSSAHLETLVDTTPECCTSLLINQKLNGQHVAWAIAAAFGDNLKTVATKLAIENGFDDSQIVFLEELGTLVNYNGYGASLSDLHFTPVELYQTLYQYPNPFDLLSDEESVFYHLRSAYQSDKQQVSILAPTYENHSVRVFELPSETWARRISGVFGNEIVNQDPSRAQAVLTRNPDGESYTVSLRAPLSNRTGADEVCSSFPTGGGRKAAAGINALFEEDKQLFIQRLTDYYSK from the coding sequence ATGCATTACGATGTATTCAATGGAGACGCGGACGGCATTATTGCGTTGTTGCAACTGCGCTTGAGTGAACCAAAAGAGAGTGTACTTATTACGGGCGTTAAGCGTGATATTAAGTTGCTCTCTCAAGTTGTGGCTCAAAAGGATATTTCTTCTGTTACGGTACTTGATGTATCGATGGAGAAAAATCAAGATGCGTTACATTCGCTGTTGGATGCAAAGGTCGATGTGTTCTATTGCGACCACCATCGTACGGGTGAAGTACCTAGTTCTGCTCACCTTGAAACCTTAGTCGATACTACGCCAGAGTGTTGTACTAGTTTGTTGATTAACCAAAAACTCAACGGTCAGCATGTCGCATGGGCAATCGCAGCAGCTTTTGGCGACAACTTAAAAACAGTTGCGACTAAGCTGGCAATAGAAAATGGTTTCGATGATTCACAAATTGTGTTTTTGGAAGAGCTGGGCACTTTAGTCAACTACAACGGCTATGGAGCATCACTCAGTGATCTCCACTTCACGCCTGTTGAGCTTTACCAAACGCTTTATCAATATCCAAATCCGTTTGATCTCTTGAGTGACGAAGAGTCGGTGTTCTACCATTTACGTTCGGCTTACCAAAGTGACAAGCAGCAAGTCTCTATCCTTGCTCCAACCTATGAGAACCATTCAGTGCGAGTCTTCGAATTACCGAGTGAAACTTGGGCGAGAAGGATTAGTGGGGTATTTGGGAACGAGATCGTTAACCAAGATCCAAGCCGTGCTCAGGCTGTGCTAACAAGAAACCCAGATGGCGAATCTTACACAGTGAGTTTACGTGCACCTTTGTCGAATAGAACTGGCGCTGATGAGGTGTGTTCAAGCTTTCCGACGGGGGGCGGGCGTAAAGCGGCTGCAGGCATAAATGCTTTATTCGAAGAAGATAAGCAGCTGTTTATCCAAAGGTTAACAGATTACTATTCGAAGTAG
- a CDS encoding cysteine hydrolase family protein produces MGNTALLLIDYQNDYFPTYSEAKWPLSETENAANNGAKLLSLFREKKGLVIHVRHESLTDDAPFFLPNSEGAEIHSCVAPIDDEPVIVKHEINSFKSTKLDEILRQNSIEKLVIVGAMSHMCIDAVTRAATDLGYECNVAHDACTTLALEFNGVMVPSSHVHAAFMSALSFGYCNVDTTANLAKLIA; encoded by the coding sequence ATGGGCAACACAGCATTACTGCTTATCGATTATCAAAATGACTATTTTCCTACTTACAGTGAAGCTAAATGGCCACTATCTGAAACTGAAAATGCGGCGAATAATGGTGCAAAACTGCTTTCCCTGTTTAGAGAAAAGAAGGGACTTGTGATCCATGTTCGGCATGAGTCACTCACAGATGACGCCCCGTTTTTTTTGCCTAATTCTGAGGGAGCAGAAATTCACTCATGTGTTGCTCCGATTGATGATGAGCCTGTTATTGTTAAGCACGAAATCAATAGTTTCAAAAGCACAAAGCTTGATGAAATCTTACGTCAAAATTCGATTGAAAAGTTGGTTATTGTTGGGGCTATGAGCCACATGTGTATTGATGCTGTGACTCGTGCTGCAACGGACCTCGGTTATGAGTGCAACGTGGCTCATGACGCGTGTACAACCTTGGCACTTGAATTTAATGGCGTGATGGTACCGTCTAGCCATGTCCATGCAGCGTTCATGTCGGCTCTCAGCTTCGGTTACTGCAATGTCGATACTACTGCTAACTTAGCCAAACTGATTGCTTGA
- a CDS encoding MarR family winged helix-turn-helix transcriptional regulator encodes MASDKVDRILAQWDEVRPDLDCSAMGVVGRLRRTSGVWKKKLDPVFQEYGLSSIEFDILATLRRCDAAVTPTELYQTLMLSSGAVSTRIEQLVKRNWVQRIASEHDRRSCKVVLTQEGVEFVDKVLDSHVANMDKMLNVLSKQEQDQLAHLLKKVLLAEQQP; translated from the coding sequence ATGGCATCAGATAAAGTCGATAGGATTCTTGCTCAATGGGATGAAGTGAGACCGGATCTTGACTGTTCAGCGATGGGAGTGGTCGGGCGATTGCGTCGCACCAGTGGTGTGTGGAAGAAGAAGCTAGATCCGGTGTTCCAAGAATACGGGCTTAGCAGTATCGAATTCGATATTCTTGCCACGTTGCGTCGTTGTGATGCTGCCGTCACTCCAACAGAGTTGTATCAAACTCTGATGCTTTCTTCAGGCGCAGTGAGTACTCGTATTGAACAGTTGGTGAAACGTAATTGGGTCCAGCGAATTGCTAGTGAGCATGATAGACGAAGTTGCAAAGTCGTCTTGACTCAAGAAGGTGTTGAATTTGTAGATAAAGTTTTGGATTCACATGTCGCCAATATGGATAAAATGCTAAACGTCCTGAGTAAACAAGAACAAGATCAGCTGGCGCATTTGTTAAAGAAAGTACTCTTAGCAGAACAACAACCCTAA
- a CDS encoding nuclear transport factor 2 family protein, with amino-acid sequence MMKPTHTKQAIREAMDHLIDRATNFDIEALDTIYHQDFHTTLIMPDSTVQTFNKAEFKAHFAKQAQEGKNQLNTWAEWHDFHILGDSAVCVLTRKHSGMNGEEMMLLCNIELRFEDERWQVLREQIFLRPLIEA; translated from the coding sequence ATGATGAAACCGACTCATACCAAACAAGCCATTCGTGAAGCTATGGATCACCTGATTGATCGTGCTACAAACTTTGATATTGAAGCCCTAGACACGATTTACCACCAAGACTTTCACACCACGCTGATCATGCCTGATAGCACAGTGCAAACCTTTAACAAAGCGGAGTTCAAAGCGCATTTCGCTAAGCAAGCTCAAGAAGGGAAAAACCAACTCAACACATGGGCAGAATGGCATGATTTCCACATTCTGGGTGACTCAGCGGTGTGTGTATTAACTCGTAAGCACAGTGGCATGAATGGTGAAGAGATGATGTTGTTGTGCAACATCGAATTGCGATTTGAAGATGAGCGTTGGCAAGTTCTGCGTGAGCAAATCTTTCTTCGCCCTTTGATTGAAGCGTAA
- a CDS encoding NmrA family NAD(P)-binding protein: MSDINSVRPIVIIGKNAKTGVRVNKLLCELGIETRQVSRSAATYFDWGARSSWPTALAGARSAYVTYQPDLAVPNAEGDISAFVEVAKAQGVEHIVLLSGRGEEGAEKAERILIDSGLDWNIVRASWFAQNFSESFMAQGILEGELVLPAGDTPEPFIDTDDIAEVAVAALVDPSKRNRLYEVTGPELMTFQDCVDEISKQLGKEIKFTSVSIEAYLGILESQNLPEDYQWLLNELFTVVFDGRNSNLTHGVEEATGRKPTKFADYVSKTIAAGYWD; encoded by the coding sequence ATGTCAGACATCAATTCAGTAAGACCCATTGTGATTATCGGCAAAAATGCCAAAACGGGTGTTCGAGTTAACAAGCTACTGTGTGAACTTGGTATTGAAACGCGCCAAGTTTCTCGTAGTGCTGCTACGTATTTTGATTGGGGAGCGCGAAGCTCATGGCCTACTGCTTTAGCCGGTGCACGCTCAGCTTATGTTACCTATCAACCTGACTTGGCAGTGCCTAACGCTGAGGGAGACATCAGCGCATTCGTGGAGGTTGCTAAAGCGCAAGGTGTAGAGCACATCGTATTGCTGTCTGGCCGTGGCGAAGAGGGCGCAGAAAAAGCAGAGCGAATACTTATCGATAGTGGTTTAGATTGGAACATTGTTAGAGCCTCGTGGTTCGCGCAAAACTTTAGCGAGAGCTTTATGGCTCAGGGTATTTTAGAAGGCGAACTTGTGTTACCCGCAGGCGATACCCCAGAGCCATTTATTGACACTGATGATATTGCAGAAGTTGCGGTGGCGGCATTGGTTGATCCAAGTAAGCGCAATCGCCTCTATGAAGTGACAGGCCCGGAGTTGATGACGTTTCAAGATTGTGTTGATGAGATTTCAAAACAGCTCGGGAAGGAGATCAAGTTTACCTCTGTGAGCATCGAAGCGTATTTAGGTATTCTAGAGAGCCAAAACTTACCAGAAGATTATCAATGGTTGCTGAATGAGTTGTTCACCGTAGTTTTCGATGGACGTAATTCAAATCTTACTCATGGCGTTGAAGAAGCGACGGGACGTAAGCCGACTAAGTTCGCAGACTATGTATCTAAAACGATCGCCGCCGGTTACTGGGATTAG
- a CDS encoding AraC family transcriptional regulator, whose product MEDKARLALSKFDTKKRKKNGASSPLSELKMSSVFYTHSTMKQPWGIKMPSIPSSTMFHLVLEGEAIVIVDGTQIKLNAGDFILLPRGTGHDIVDINKSAATDLFENDIEEITEHYERLTTKGTGDTTTTLCGTVLFENEVTTSVITSMPEFVLIDSQSQAHDTIKSVVQAIHRETKNEEYGSELVVSKLADVLILQCIRTWIDQVSDDNQGWIMAHTDKRLSRAMKRIHSDSAANIDIETLADISGMSRTSFIEYFKRTVGETPKKYITDWRLSLAREKLLHGKAHILNIALDIGYQSEAAFSRAYKNKYGESPSTTKKNSLTPKS is encoded by the coding sequence ATGGAAGACAAAGCCAGGCTAGCATTATCAAAGTTTGATACGAAGAAACGGAAGAAGAATGGTGCTAGCTCTCCCTTAAGTGAACTGAAAATGAGTAGCGTGTTTTACACTCACTCAACGATGAAGCAACCGTGGGGCATCAAAATGCCATCCATTCCATCGAGCACCATGTTCCACTTAGTCCTTGAAGGCGAAGCGATTGTCATTGTCGATGGAACACAGATTAAGCTGAATGCCGGCGATTTTATTTTGCTTCCACGCGGGACTGGACATGACATCGTCGATATAAATAAGTCAGCTGCCACCGATTTATTTGAGAATGACATAGAAGAGATTACAGAGCACTATGAGCGGCTAACCACCAAAGGGACTGGCGACACGACAACAACTCTATGTGGCACGGTTTTGTTTGAAAACGAGGTCACGACTTCGGTCATTACATCTATGCCTGAATTCGTATTAATTGACTCACAATCACAGGCCCACGACACGATTAAGAGTGTCGTTCAAGCCATACACAGAGAAACGAAAAATGAAGAGTATGGCTCGGAATTGGTGGTATCTAAATTGGCCGACGTGCTGATTCTACAGTGTATTCGAACCTGGATAGACCAAGTATCTGACGATAATCAAGGTTGGATAATGGCGCATACCGACAAACGCTTATCTCGCGCAATGAAGAGAATCCACAGCGACAGTGCTGCCAATATCGATATTGAAACACTGGCTGATATTTCAGGGATGTCTCGTACCAGCTTCATTGAGTACTTCAAGAGAACTGTAGGGGAAACGCCCAAGAAATACATAACCGATTGGCGACTATCTCTCGCCAGAGAAAAGCTGCTACATGGTAAGGCTCATATTCTTAATATCGCTCTCGACATCGGCTATCAATCTGAGGCCGCATTCAGCCGAGCCTATAAAAACAAATATGGTGAATCTCCATCGACCACTAAAAAGAATAGCCTAACCCCAAAATCTTAG
- a CDS encoding flavodoxin domain-containing protein: MARKRVLIVYGSGFGSTAEIAYAIAQELQELGMTTEVLPVESARAPYADEAVIIGAPIRYDRWLIEVRDYVRTYQNELSSTSVAYFYTCLALAKQPSNSFNSPQVYDHTLIKMNPNVEPIMVAGFSGTLQPKLMPWYYRYPLKLIAIVKGVEDGDYRNWDMIRRWARQVSKVV, encoded by the coding sequence ATGGCTAGAAAAAGAGTATTGATTGTGTACGGTTCGGGTTTTGGTTCGACAGCAGAAATTGCATATGCCATCGCTCAGGAGTTACAAGAACTGGGTATGACAACGGAAGTGTTGCCCGTCGAGAGTGCAAGAGCCCCCTATGCAGATGAAGCGGTTATTATTGGCGCTCCAATCCGCTATGACAGATGGCTAATTGAAGTCCGAGATTATGTCCGAACGTATCAAAATGAACTGTCATCGACATCTGTGGCATATTTCTATACCTGTTTGGCGCTCGCAAAACAGCCATCGAATTCATTCAATTCGCCACAGGTTTACGATCACACATTGATTAAGATGAATCCCAACGTTGAGCCCATCATGGTTGCTGGTTTTTCAGGTACATTGCAACCAAAGCTGATGCCTTGGTATTACCGATACCCACTTAAGTTAATTGCAATAGTCAAAGGGGTAGAGGATGGAGATTATCGTAATTGGGATATGATTCGGCGTTGGGCTCGCCAAGTTTCGAAGGTTGTATGA
- a CDS encoding bacteriohemerythrin, producing the protein MHLYTWKKEYNLDVEELDLQHKNLLAMINKLIMFQNESKAIVRRLIDEVIAYAEFHFLSEDNIMMITHYDGFEQHQKVHKMLLKKLRNQYTHYVNGQIELKEIIVFMARWLIDHIIAEQNDRALARYLRSSDKYRNLLTLENSN; encoded by the coding sequence ATGCATCTCTACACATGGAAAAAAGAATACAACTTAGATGTAGAAGAGCTCGATCTTCAGCATAAAAACTTACTCGCAATGATCAACAAGCTGATCATGTTTCAGAACGAGTCTAAAGCGATCGTACGCCGTCTAATTGATGAAGTGATAGCCTACGCAGAGTTCCACTTTTTGAGCGAAGACAACATCATGATGATCACTCATTATGACGGATTCGAACAGCACCAAAAAGTACATAAAATGCTGCTCAAAAAACTGAGAAATCAATACACACATTACGTTAATGGTCAGATTGAACTTAAAGAAATCATTGTTTTTATGGCACGCTGGCTCATCGACCATATCATTGCAGAACAGAATGATCGTGCGTTAGCCAGATACTTACGCTCTTCAGATAAATACCGAAACCTACTGACGTTAGAAAACAGTAACTAG
- a CDS encoding NADPH-dependent FMN reductase yields MKITIVSGSQRAQSQSLNVANYLQKLASSYFDDTTVLDLHQLNLPFWNEGVWQGSEEWDCWKPIAQTLKQSDAFIFITPEWHGMATPALKNFLMLTSDDELAHKAALLVSVSASINGVYPISELRLTGSKNNHVCFLPDHLIFRNCENTLTAHHECTDQQLHERSQYTVELLAAYANALAPIHRDMVKVGKAFRYGM; encoded by the coding sequence ATGAAAATCACCATCGTATCCGGAAGTCAGAGAGCACAATCTCAAAGCTTAAATGTCGCTAATTATCTGCAAAAATTAGCTTCGTCCTACTTTGATGACACAACTGTTCTTGACTTACACCAACTCAATTTGCCGTTTTGGAATGAGGGCGTATGGCAAGGCAGTGAAGAATGGGACTGCTGGAAACCAATCGCTCAAACCCTCAAGCAATCAGACGCATTCATCTTTATCACACCCGAATGGCATGGAATGGCAACACCAGCACTCAAAAATTTTTTGATGCTGACCTCTGATGATGAACTTGCTCACAAAGCCGCGTTGTTAGTGAGCGTGTCAGCCAGCATAAATGGTGTTTACCCGATAAGTGAACTCCGATTGACGGGCAGTAAAAATAACCACGTATGCTTTTTGCCTGACCATTTGATATTTAGAAATTGTGAAAACACCCTAACTGCTCATCATGAATGTACAGACCAGCAACTCCACGAGCGTAGTCAATACACCGTCGAGTTACTCGCCGCTTACGCCAATGCGTTAGCCCCTATTCATCGTGATATGGTCAAAGTTGGCAAAGCTTTCCGCTATGGGATGTAA
- a CDS encoding SDR family NAD(P)-dependent oxidoreductase, whose product MNNKVVIITGGSDGIGKAAALEFAHLGANVLITGRRACALAEVASLHRNIETIVADSEEQTSAQLIVDAAIEKWGRIDVLVNNAGAGANASLDEISSERIDQMFSINVVATSLLTKACLPYLRKSQGNIINISSTIGHMPAPNLSHYGASKAAVEYLTQSWALELAPDIRVNAVAPGPTYSGALTGMMGLSKEQAKEVEKKEASMIPMGRRGNPEDISRWIVKLAEPESAWVTGQVIGADGGLGLR is encoded by the coding sequence ATGAACAATAAAGTTGTCATCATTACCGGTGGCAGTGATGGGATTGGCAAAGCAGCGGCTTTAGAGTTTGCTCATTTAGGCGCCAATGTATTGATAACAGGGCGAAGAGCATGCGCCTTAGCGGAAGTGGCTTCACTACATCGAAACATTGAAACGATAGTTGCAGATAGTGAAGAACAAACCAGCGCTCAGCTGATCGTAGATGCCGCAATCGAAAAATGGGGACGCATTGATGTGCTGGTAAATAATGCCGGTGCGGGAGCTAATGCGAGCTTAGACGAGATAAGCTCAGAGAGAATTGATCAAATGTTCTCGATCAATGTCGTCGCAACAAGCTTGCTGACGAAGGCGTGTCTCCCATACCTAAGAAAGAGCCAAGGCAATATCATCAATATCTCAAGCACCATTGGTCATATGCCTGCTCCGAATCTTTCTCATTATGGAGCAAGTAAAGCCGCCGTTGAGTATTTAACTCAGTCGTGGGCTTTGGAACTTGCGCCAGACATTCGCGTGAATGCGGTGGCTCCTGGGCCGACTTATTCCGGTGCGTTAACTGGAATGATGGGGTTGTCAAAAGAGCAAGCGAAAGAAGTTGAGAAGAAAGAAGCATCAATGATTCCTATGGGGAGGCGAGGAAACCCGGAAGATATCAGCCGTTGGATTGTTAAATTGGCTGAGCCAGAAAGTGCTTGGGTAACAGGGCAGGTGATTGGTGCTGATGGCGGATTAGGTTTGCGTTAA
- a CDS encoding nucleobase:cation symporter-2 family protein, whose product MEQRNSELIYGLDDRPSVKAASYAALQHVLASFVGIITPTLIIGGVLGLGEHIPYLISMALMVSGVGTFIQAKRVGPVGAGMICVQGTSFAFLGSVLGAGFLVKANGGGPDEMLATIFGVCFFGAFIEILLSRFIDKLKVVITPVVTGIVITTIGISLIKVGVTDIAGGFGAEDFGAPSNLMLGAIVLGIIVALNLSQNIMVRLSSILIGLSIGWAIAITMGKASMPDFASQPLLSIPVPFKYGFAFDWQAFLPIAFIYLITAIESTGDLTANSMFSGQPIQGPKYIKRLKAGVLGDGVNSLIAAVFNTFPNTTFSQNNGVIHFTGIASRYIGYFIAGILFLLGMFPVLGAVLMTIPKPVLGGATLVMFGTVAAAGIKIIANEELDRRRIMTIAISFGLGLGVMLVPDLLKEAPKLVQSIFGSPVTMSGIAALIITGLMAFIPEKINKPLPSNTQASEA is encoded by the coding sequence ATGGAACAACGTAACAGTGAATTGATCTACGGACTGGATGATCGCCCATCAGTCAAAGCCGCAAGTTATGCGGCGCTTCAACATGTTCTGGCTAGCTTTGTTGGCATTATCACACCCACTCTTATCATTGGTGGTGTACTTGGCTTAGGGGAACATATCCCCTATCTAATCAGTATGGCCTTGATGGTTTCTGGTGTTGGTACCTTTATTCAGGCGAAGCGAGTTGGCCCTGTTGGAGCAGGGATGATCTGTGTACAAGGCACCAGTTTCGCCTTCTTAGGCTCTGTCTTGGGCGCTGGCTTTCTCGTTAAAGCCAATGGTGGCGGTCCAGATGAAATGTTAGCGACTATTTTTGGCGTCTGCTTTTTTGGTGCCTTCATTGAAATTCTGCTTTCTCGCTTTATCGATAAGCTAAAAGTCGTCATCACGCCGGTCGTGACTGGTATTGTTATTACCACCATAGGTATCTCTTTAATTAAGGTTGGAGTCACCGATATCGCAGGTGGGTTCGGTGCTGAAGACTTCGGGGCTCCAAGTAACCTCATGCTTGGCGCGATCGTTCTTGGAATCATCGTCGCTTTAAACCTTAGTCAGAACATCATGGTAAGGCTGTCGTCGATCTTGATAGGTTTAAGCATTGGGTGGGCAATAGCGATTACCATGGGTAAAGCATCTATGCCTGACTTCGCTTCGCAGCCGTTGTTGAGTATTCCTGTACCGTTCAAATACGGCTTTGCTTTCGACTGGCAAGCGTTCTTACCAATTGCGTTCATTTACTTAATTACGGCTATCGAGTCGACAGGTGATTTGACGGCAAACAGTATGTTCTCAGGCCAACCTATCCAAGGACCTAAATACATCAAACGTCTTAAGGCTGGCGTACTAGGTGATGGCGTTAACTCACTCATTGCTGCCGTATTCAACACCTTCCCAAATACTACGTTCAGCCAGAATAACGGTGTGATTCACTTTACCGGTATCGCGAGTCGATACATCGGTTACTTTATCGCGGGCATTCTGTTCTTATTGGGGATGTTTCCAGTGTTGGGAGCAGTATTAATGACCATTCCAAAACCAGTATTGGGTGGCGCGACTCTAGTTATGTTCGGTACTGTCGCTGCGGCAGGTATTAAGATCATTGCTAATGAGGAGTTAGACCGCCGCCGTATTATGACTATCGCCATCTCTTTTGGCTTAGGTCTTGGCGTTATGCTCGTGCCAGATTTGCTAAAAGAAGCGCCTAAATTAGTTCAAAGTATCTTCGGCTCTCCGGTTACTATGTCGGGTATCGCTGCGTTAATCATTACTGGGTTAATGGCGTTCATCCCTGAAAAAATCAATAAACCTTTACCAAGCAATACGCAAGCGAGTGAAGCTTAG